CAGCCACCTGGCTGAGGATGCCACCACCTTCTGCCAGTGCCCGCTGCAACTCTGCCTGTGTGTGCCTGGCCCGGCCCAGTGCCAGGTCCGCCATGGCTACTGCCCCGGTGCAGCCAAGGCCCCCACAGCGGGGCTGCCCGTCCTCGTCCACACAGCCGGCACCCCCACAAGGGCTTGTAGCACAGGGTGCATCCCCTGGGGGTCCACACACCTGCCAGGCACAGAAAAGTCAGGGCTCTGCAGAAGGAACATCCACAGCCACAAGTCCCACCCCACGCTGTGCCTTACCAGTTCATTTATGGCTGTCAGGCTCAGGGAATGGGTACGGGCAGAGAGCTCGCCTAGTGCCCTCTGGTTGGCCAAGTGTTTGCGGTTGAAGTCCTCCCTCTGGGCAGCCATTAGCTCCTCTGTCCGGTGCCGGGTATCTGCTGAATTGCTCACGGGGCTGGGCACTGTCAAGGCCGATATGTTGGCACGATGTTCTGCCTCTGCAGACAGACTGTGGGCGTGGCGGATGCTGTCATAGGCACCTATAGTGGGCAGAGGCTGGCAGTCAGCTAAAGATCACCtaacccggggtgcctgggttaagcatccaactcttgatttcagctcaggtcatgatttcagggttgtaagatcaagccccacgttgggctctgtgctgggtgtggaaactgcttaagatttctctctctcggggcacctgggtggctcagtgggttaaagcctctaccttcggctcgggtcatgatcccagggtcctgggatcaagccccgtgtcgggctctctgctcagcagggagcctgcttcccttcctctctctctctgcctgcctctctgcctacttgtgatctctgtctgtcaaataaataaataaaatattaaaaaaaaaaaaagatttctctctctctcctcctccttctcccctccctgctctctctctcactctcaaaaaaaaaaaaaagattgcccaACCCTGGTCCACCTGCCAAGCTGGCCAACAGCTCACCCAGGAAGTTGGAATGCTTGAGCAGGTCTAGATGCTGATCCAGCTGCCGCAGTGTGAGATTAAGTGCAAGCCCATCTCGCTCCAGACTGCTCAGTGCATGGTTGGCATTGAAGTTCTCATCCTGCACATCTGTCAGTTCTGCCTCCAGCCGGGTCAGGTGCTCAGTAGCCTCTCCAATTTCACGCCTGTGCCAGTGGGGGGTGGTGTTTAGAGAAGCTTAGGCCCTGGTCCATTGGGTctctaccccatccctccatgtATCCTCAGGCCCATCCGCACCGCAGTTCCTCTGTGGCCTCCATGAGCTGTGCAGTGGAGGCAGCTGAGGCGTTGCGGGCACCCACAATCCCCTGCACAGTCCCCAGCTTCTCCTGTATGTGCCAGAAGCTGCTCTCAAAGGCGCCCAGCACACCCGTCTGCTGCAGCTCCTGCGCCTGCTGTTCCAGGCGCCGTGTACGAGCAGCCAAGTCCTGGACCACTCGGTCCCAGTCCCCGAAGCATGCGTGGCATGGGTGGCAAGCAGGAAAGACTCCTGAGAAGCCTCGGGCACACTGGTCACAGCGCACGCCTGACACTCCTGGGCGGCAGCTGCAGTGCCCTGTGGAGCGGTGACACTGAGGTGTGTCTATTCCACGAGGGTCACAGTCACAGGCTGCAGGAAAGGGCAGATCACAGAGTTAGGGTGCCAGTAGAGCATCGCGGGAAGCCCCCTAGCCACCCTGGCCCTGTTGGCTTACCACGGCACTGCAACCCAGGGTCTCCCCAGTGGAGCTCCTGGCACTCAGAACAGGTTCGCCCACCAAAGCCAGCACGGCAGTGGCACTGCCCTGTGAACTAGAGTGGGAACAGGGCAGAGGTCAGCGCCTCCATCAGAGGCTAAGCTCTTGAGACTGGAGACAGACAGCTAGCCCCACCCACCCAGGGATCCACAGGAGGGTCCTATACCTCATTGCAGGTGGGGCCTCTGGCTCGGCTTGGGTGGCAGGCACAGGGCTGGCAGCCATGGCCGCTGGTAAGGTTCCAGAAGTTGGGGGCACAGTGGTCACAGCTAGGGccctggacattggggaggcatGGGCACTGCCCACTGCTTGGGTCACAGTTGCAGCGGTCAGTGGACGGGCAATGCCGGGGATCTGTACCCAGCAAGTTGCAGACGCAGCCTGTGCCGGTCAAGCACATTAATCAAGAGAAGCCTGCACAGCAGACCCTGACCCCCCACCAATCCCTTCCCAATCCCACACTCACGGTGACAGCTCTGTCGGGCAGCCTGCCCATGGAAGCCAGGCTTGCAGTGGGCACAGTGGGGCCCCTCTGTGTGGTGTAAGCAGCGCAGGCACTGTCCCGTGCGGGGGTCACAGGCATCAGGGTCCGTGGGGTCAATGTTCCCACTGCACTCACATGGTTGGCACTGGCCACCCGGCCTTGACGGGTCCCCAAAGTACCCAGGGGCACAAGCATCGCACCGCGGCCCTGCCCACAGTTGGGGAAGGCATGAATGTTCAGTTCAGCTGCCCCACCCTGACCCACACCTGCACCTTATCCACTCACCTGTGTAGCCTGCCCTACAGTGGCACAAGATCTGCTCGGAGTACCCATCCCGATGGCAGGAAGTAGCAAAGTGCCGCCGGCTCCCAGGGCCTTCAGGGCAGGGACAGGGACGGCACTGGCCCCCATATGGGAGCCGTGGATCCCCATGGAAGCCAGCAATGCACCTTCAGGGAGTGACAGGAAGAGAGATGTGATTCCCGGAGCTgccttcccacccacccacccactcctaGTTGCTCCAGGCTCACCTTTCACAGTGCTCACCCCCTGTGTGATCACGGCAGCCCAGGCAAGCGCCCGTGCGGGTGTCACACTCATCTGCATGCCCGTTGCACACACATGGCTGGCagctaggaaatccccactggccACGCTGGCAGCGATCGCAGCGAAGCCCGAAGGCCCCAGTTCGGCAGGGGCATTGCCCACTGGTCCCTTCACAAAGGCCACTGAGTGCCCCCTCGGAGCTGCACTGGCAGGCTGGGGGCAAGGCAGAGGCTGAGCCAGGGAAGAGGTCTGAGGGAATCTAGGTGGGGTTAGGGTAGGAAAGTCGGGGAATCAAAGAGAACTTCCAGCGCCCCAGTGCTGGGAGTGTGGAGCCTAaggcagagtcagagaaagaaagaagcaggatcggagggagggaggaagccagTTGTGGCGAGGAGAGAGAATaagagggaagaaaggcaggcaggtaCCTTGACAGCCTGTGGGGCCAAAGCCGTAGAAGCCAGGGGCACAGACATCACAGCGGCGCCCCACCACCGCAGGCTTACACAGGCACTGGCCGCCATGGGGATCACACTCAGAACTCAGGGAGCCCTGAGGGTCACACTGACAGGCTGTGGGGCAGGGGGGGAGGGCCAAGTCAGGCTGGGGCCCCACACCTCTGCCCCACCAGCCCACAGCACAGACACTCACGCAAGGCACCGTTGTAGAGGACGGCGGACAGGCTGATGAGGAGGGGGGCGCAGGCCTCAGAGGGAGGGGTCTTACTGGGCACCAGCCCCTCCTCATGGCAGCGGTAGCGTTCAAAGGTGGCACGGCGCTCCAGAGCCTCGGCATCCCCCCCACTAAACATCTCTAGCACCAGGACACGGGGCAGCAGCACCAGCTAAAGTGATGAGCAAGGAAAAGTGAGGCCCAGACCCAGGACCCTACTGGCACTGCCAGAGCAATGAGcaaccaccaccccaccccccgggcCTGCCTCTTCCGTCACGGGCCCTTCCTGTCCAGCCGCTGCTACAGGTCCCATCCCATAGACCCTGCCTTCTTGGTCCGTGTGGGGAAAGGGGCTATTTACCGAGTCAATGAGCAGGCTGGGTCCAGAGTAGGGAGCGTCCATTTGGGTGCTTCCCCCTGTTCGCACCAGCTTCAGATGTACTTTGTAAGACATGCCAGGTTCAAGGCAGACAGGTCTGGGAAACACCATATAcctggggggagaaaaagataGGTATGGGGTTCACCCAGGGTCCCTGTTCCCACCAGCCTAGGCCTCCCCAACCCGCACACCAGCAATCAACTCACTGGCCAAGAAAGACACCAGGTAGGGCTGGGTCATGCCGATAGACAGCTGGACAGACTGACAGAGAATCCATACAGGAGATTCCCACAAACATGACTCGCCAGAGTCCTATACCTGTGCAGACCAATCTGTGAAAACACTCCCTACAACCCTGCAACCTACACAGCATTTTCCCTGCACAAATACCTGCCAATTTTTATTCAATGGCCTCCTCGTACTTCTTCCAACCTTGACCTCCAACCTCTGCTCTTCTTCATCAACACTACATCATCCCCCCTCTGCCACCTGGCCCTGCCTTTCCTAGGGGAAAACTCCTGCAAACCCATGCTAGGGTTCTTTTATCCCCCTTGAAAACATCTTCCCTCAATCCCTGAGTCTCCCTTAGCTGTTACCTTGTCTTTGCTTTCCTTCCCAACAGATTCCTAAAACTAGACTGTGGTCATGGCCTCTACTCTAGCCTCCCATGCCAATGGAGTTTCTATGCCAACATGCCAAGGGGACAGCCTGTACGGAGCTCACCATTGACCTCCATGAGGCCAAACCTAGCAGTCTCTTCTCTGTTCCCATCTCCTCCAGCATTTAGCGACATGTCGTGAAAGCAGGGCATCCTTCTTCCTGAGacactcttctcttcccttctggaATCCTGTCCACACTCCTGAttttccccaacccccagctccTCCTTCTCTACTGGCCTCAAACACCCCAAAGCTTGGTTCTggtcctccttcctttctctggtcATTTCATTTAGACCTATCCCTTTAGTGACAAGtcccaaatttatatctccaaCTTGAGGCCTCCCAATAATTCCAGACACAGAAATCCAACCACCCACTGGACTTTTCCTCCATCCCTAAGTATCTCGGAACTGCTTCTCCCTATGTGAAGGGCCCTATCCAGTGAAGGGCCCAATCCTCACCCAGATGAACAAGACCAAAATGCTAGAGTCATCTTTCCACTTTCTCTCCCTTGCCTACATGTCTAAGCCACCAGCTCTGCCGCTGGAACCCTCTGGAACCTTCATCATCTTGCCACAATTGCCACTAAACCTCTGGCCAACCCACTGTCACTCAGCTAACTCAACAACCTCCACCTTTAAGTCTATTTTCCATTTAGCAAGTAGACGGATCTTTGTTAAATCGCagttggaaaaatgtctataatgGATACGGCCCATTACATGCTGTTCTCTCCACTTCTGTGTATTGTTTGAATACTTACATAATAACACGTGAaaaaaggtgattaaaaaaagatgCATGAAACGGATACAACCCAAAATGTAAGAAAACAATCATCAGACCAGTCCCATCCCTGCTCAGAAGGCTCTGatgccttcccttcccctgtggacATTCCCTGTAGTGACACTGAATGGCTTCCCATTAATTCCAGCCACAGGCCTCTGGAACTTAGACCCCTAAGACAGCAGGCTTTGTTCTACTCCTTCTTCGGACCTGTGCCATTCCTAACAGCGCCTGGCAGACAGCACTCAGGAGAAAGCACTTGAAGCAAGGAACAGATGAATGAGCGGCAGCATCTTCCAAGTGCCCTTCAGGAAATTATGGCTGGCCCACAACCCTCCACTCTTACAAATGCTACCATTAGTACCCTCACCGGGTTTCTGGTCGCAGAGTCCCTGGGATGTGGTCATCCTTGGGTAGCACATGCCCACACAGGCTGTGGGCAGACACAGGCCCTGGGCGCTGCACGGTCACTTCCATCTCTGCCCATTGCTCAGggacctggggggaggggatgatGAAGAAAATGCTACCAGACCCGGAGGTTTGGTTCAGGTTCAGGTTTCAAAGGATCTGACCTGGGGCTCCAAGCGCAGCAGCAGGTCGTAGTCCATGGCTCTCGGCACAGAGGCAACCAGGAACTCCAGCGTCTGACCTTCCTGCAGCCTAACAAAGCCCCGGCCTgtccaggatggagtcccactaGGGGTCGCCAAGCGCTCCACCACGTCGACCATCTGTGAAGGGCGCAGCTCAGTGTGGATGCTCAGGTAAGAACCATCTCTTCGGTCACAGCCTGTCCTCACACCCAGCTCTTCTGCTGAGGCCCTGTCCAAGGCTGGACACCCTGCCCAGACAAAGTACCACCCATAACGCCACCTCTCCAACCCAAGCCCTGCCCCACAACGTGGCCCCTACCTGTCCTCGGGTGTCCTCAGCCTCCCAAGTTAGGTGGTCCAGGAAGGGCCGGAAGTAGCCAGGCTGCACCTGCTCACAGCGTCGCCCCACCATGTGCTGGCGACAGCGGCACTGACCTGTGGCCTCATTGCACCTGGGAAGCCCAGAGTTACTCAAGAAGGGCCCTTTATCCTGCCCAGGATCTTTTCCCACCCCTCCTGGGACCCCTTATACAGCACTCACTGGGGATCCAAGGCACCACCCACGTCGCAATCACACGGACGGCAGCCAAGCAGATCATGGCTCAGGCCCCAGTGACCAGGCTAGGGGAGAGGAGGATGCTGGGGGCTAGAAATAGACCCCTTCGCCACCCATCCGGGAATCCAATGACAGCTCTCAGCCTCTACCACCCCTTGGTGAACACACAGTCCCTAGACCAAGGCTCCCACCCTTCACCTCCCAGACCTGACGCCTCTCAGCCAGGAATGGACCCTAAGGTCTCAGCACCCCCCCCAGTGGGACAGAGACACCACCCTCTCGCCCTGTGCTCTGAGAATAAGTGCAGGACCCCAGAACCCCAAGCCCCTCCAGTCGCACCAGGCAGCGGTTACAGCCACGTCCAGTCACTAGACGCTTGCAGAAACAGGTTCCACTGTTGGGGTCACAGGAGGCGACCCCAGGCATTGTGCCCCGTGCATCACACTGACACCCTGCAAGGAAGGAGACCCATCACACTCTGGGGAGCTGTGGCAGTGCTGCTGTTGAGTTGGGTCAAAAGTAAGAAGTCAAGGGTTAAGGTCAGTACAGGAGCTAGGGCAAGAAGCACATACGCCGGCAGCCTGCAGGGTCGCTGGCACTGAGCCCAAAGTAGCCATCACGGCATTGCTGGCAGCGAGAGCCCACCACATGTTCTTTGCAGCGACACTGGCCCGAAACCAGCCCCATAGCAGGATCATCATGGGGATCACAGCGACCACCGTCTTGGGAACCCATGGGGTCACAGTCACAGGCTAAGGGCAAAAAGAGATGTAGGATCACCCTTATACCAACTAGCCCAGCACCACCCATCTCCCAAGCCTCCCTGACACTGGATTCCCAGCCTGGCTCTaccctcccccccgccaccacTACTACAAGCCCCTGCAACCTGGACAGCAGTCTGGATTCCTAGTTCCTACCCCAGACTCAGTCTTCCCTCCCCCATGCCCAGCCCCAGCCTCACAGCGGCACACAGCTGGGTCCCGCAGGTCCTTGCTTGGGTCACGATAGAAGAAGGGTCGGCAGAGCTCACAGTGGCGCCCAGCTGTATTGTGCTGACATCCGTCACACACGCCTCCACTCACGTTGCCAGATGCCAGGTATACGGCCATGTCAAAGTGGCAGCTGTGGGTGTGCCCATGGCACTCACACTCTTGGGGAAGGGAAAGACAGGACAAAAGCCAGTTGAGGGACCACGTCCTGAGGATAAGGGGTTTTGGGGTCCCACTGACACAGCAGGTCCCTGCCACAGGCCAGAATTTGTTGGTGGGGGCTCAGGTACTTAAAGGTTTCAGCATCACACTGAGCCCCTGCCCAGAGTAGACTGGAAGAGAGTTAAGGGAGTCCCTAGGAGCATCAAGGCCTGGATACCCTTCGGACATAGCCTGAGTGTTAGACGCTTGACCACCCAGCTCTAAGTTCTACCCATGTCACAGCCAGGCCACAGCATTCTGGGGATAGAGGGGCCTGGATCTCACTTACTCCTGCAGGCATGACTGTGGCCATCCTCAGCTGGACGCCAGGGCAAGTCATGATAGAAATCCTGACACTGCTCACAGTTGAGGCCACGAGTGTTGTGTTTGCAGACGCAGGCCCCATGAACCtaggaggcaggcaggcaagtGGTCAGCACTGTCCAGCCAGGCCTGtcgttgcccccccccccattccagcCAGCTGAAGTCCCTCACCATGCCCTCAGCATGGGCTGGTGCTCCTGGGGCGGGTGCGCACTGCGAGGCATGTCCATAACAGAAGCAGTTGCCACGCACAACCAGCTCATAGAGGGCGTAATAGTATTTCTCACGGATCTCCCGCCGTGGGTCGAGCAGGTTGTCCCCCAGTGTGTGCAGCCGTGTCAGGTTCACCCGTAGGTTGGTGATCTTCAGCAGGTCTAAGTGGGGGGGAAAGGATAGGGAACCAGTTGGCCAGGAAGACTCTTGTTGCCCCATGCCCACTCAGGGGTTGCAGCTGCCAAGGTCACCTTGGGAGACCTCCTGTCTACTGCTATCTGAGCTAAATTGGACTTGGCACCTGCCCTAAGAAGCACCCAAAATAGCTACTGAGGTCCCAAATAGCAGTTGGATGCTGGGACTGTGCCAGGCTCAAAGAGAGGAACACTCACTCTGGATCCGTGGGCTATAGGGGTCTGGGATAGGGATGGCGGGATCCAGCACACGATAGATGACCTGGAGGGACATGGAGCCATTAGAGACACTGGACCCTGCTTCAGGCCCATCATCCCCCATCTTCCTGCCCCATGTCATATCCCAGCTCTCACCTCGCCTTCAGTAGATGGCTCAATCTCTGAGTAGCGGGACTCACAGACTATGTCATCCCAGTGTCGTGGGGGGGCCAGTGGGACTCCTGGAAAGTCAGCCCCACAGTCATAGGAAAAATACCGGTAC
The sequence above is a segment of the Meles meles chromosome 20, mMelMel3.1 paternal haplotype, whole genome shotgun sequence genome. Coding sequences within it:
- the LAMB2 gene encoding laminin subunit beta-2 — translated: MERASGDRGRDLRGQPRPWALRLGLLLSVLATALAQALVPDVPGCSRGSCYPATGDLLVGRADRLTASSTCGLHGPQPYCIVSHLQDEKKCFLCDSRRPFSARDNPNSHRIQNVVTSFAPQRRAAWWQSENGVPVVTIQLDLEAEFHFTHLIMTFKTFRPAAMLVERSADFGRTWHVYRYFSYDCGADFPGVPLAPPRHWDDIVCESRYSEIEPSTEGEVIYRVLDPAIPIPDPYSPRIQNLLKITNLRVNLTRLHTLGDNLLDPRREIREKYYYALYELVVRGNCFCYGHASQCAPAPGAPAHAEGMVHGACVCKHNTRGLNCEQCQDFYHDLPWRPAEDGHSHACRKCECHGHTHSCHFDMAVYLASGNVSGGVCDGCQHNTAGRHCELCRPFFYRDPSKDLRDPAVCRSCDCDPMGSQDGGRCDPHDDPAMGLVSGQCRCKEHVVGSRCQQCRDGYFGLSASDPAGCRRCQCDARGTMPGVASCDPNSGTCFCKRLVTGRGCNRCLPGHWGLSHDLLGCRPCDCDVGGALDPQCNEATGQCRCRQHMVGRRCEQVQPGYFRPFLDHLTWEAEDTRGQMVDVVERLATPSGTPSWTGRGFVRLQEGQTLEFLVASVPRAMDYDLLLRLEPQVPEQWAEMEVTVQRPGPVSAHSLCGHVLPKDDHIPGTLRPETRYMVFPRPVCLEPGMSYKVHLKLVRTGGSTQMDAPYSGPSLLIDSLVLLPRVLVLEMFSGGDAEALERRATFERYRCHEEGLVPSKTPPSEACAPLLISLSAVLYNGALPCQCDPQGSLSSECDPHGGQCLCKPAVVGRRCDVCAPGFYGFGPTGCQACQCSSEGALSGLCEGTSGQCPCRTGAFGLRCDRCQRGQWGFPSCQPCVCNGHADECDTRTGACLGCRDHTGGEHCERCIAGFHGDPRLPYGGQCRPCPCPEGPGSRRHFATSCHRDGYSEQILCHCRAGYTGPRCDACAPGYFGDPSRPGGQCQPCECSGNIDPTDPDACDPRTGQCLRCLHHTEGPHCAHCKPGFHGQAARQSCHRCVCNLLGTDPRHCPSTDRCNCDPSSGQCPCLPNVQGPSCDHCAPNFWNLTSGHGCQPCACHPSRARGPTCNEFTGQCHCRAGFGGRTCSECQELHWGDPGLQCRACDCDPRGIDTPQCHRSTGHCSCRPGVSGVRCDQCARGFSGVFPACHPCHACFGDWDRVVQDLAARTRRLEQQAQELQQTGVLGAFESSFWHIQEKLGTVQGIVGARNASAASTAQLMEATEELRREIGEATEHLTRLEAELTDVQDENFNANHALSSLERDGLALNLTLRQLDQHLDLLKHSNFLGAYDSIRHAHSLSAEAEHRANISALTVPSPVSNSADTRHRTEELMAAQREDFNRKHLANQRALGELSARTHSLSLTAINELVCGPPGDAPCATSPCGGAGCVDEDGQPRCGGLGCTGAVAMADLALGRARHTQAELQRALAEGGGILSQVAETRRQAGEAQQRAQAALDKANASRGQVEKANQELRELIQNVKDFLSQEGADPDSIEMVATRVLELSIPASPEQIQHLAGAIAERVRSLADVDTILARTVGDVHRAEQLLQDARRARSRAEGEKQKAETVQAALEEAQRAQGAAQGAIQGAVVDTQDTERTLHQVQEKVAGAEQALSSAGKRAQQLDGLLEALKLKRAGNSLAASSAEETAGNAQGRAREAEQLLQGPVGDQYQTVKALAERKAQGVLAAQARAEQLRDEARGLLQAAQDKLQRLQELEGTYEENERALEGKAAQLDGLEARMRSVLQAINLQVQIYNTCQ